In one Musa acuminata AAA Group cultivar baxijiao chromosome BXJ2-5, Cavendish_Baxijiao_AAA, whole genome shotgun sequence genomic region, the following are encoded:
- the LOC103984852 gene encoding uncharacterized protein LOC103984852 isoform X5: protein MDCDDDDFQSQNFQLIGEDNDVFPQSIQPYAPPKFDIDDHFQAHLRLDSLAETGLLLGIQSEENNWIEEFSPRNNVVEFDPSASQTCSISGHDSIWFNAPLSESAQMLVKSVGDDTTVSPQVMNTEADTHAVEDSAKCGPECITDIDSSFLTNKFQRSILVSNEHIIKAEQHVITPQTPSEEKSEVGFDEILLDKKIDSAGKVVATQCTTSEELTSSSGNVSKACLVAGEPLEVVQNEEPLDNASTRNSSLDDRGCAVNKEIEVSSKFLSCNTHHGPSGLSTNNADIVTGKLDDPLFAEKNVEECYEGDISERSESLQSETKQNETNYNLYGDCKVTDQHFQGHPLNYHVCDVKASSESVSPTDSLILPNEGSSKTVFFKNSDALLEDIAHQVKVSNKDLSTGDKSSTCTKEAHSSSVEGDGTENVGELCDVAEGRTDFSHCVHEYISKDDSRNPDSQSTEESKMISFEEGNLATSRTVIDDNCSELRNYSDMAVKVEFSSLMKTETRMTGVDGDNECRVDPSNLNDTDSIQTENSTEGECLKTISEEPTGKSDASENAIHKESCAALSDDAENELCCRNPNKLAPASDTSPSVAELNKDNVVHSAEKENTVLLIDTSGTAFKECSTIIKNAEFCSFDIQRNGTVMESDKNSIMDQAGVSDLTSGGMKLLSPVDSTILQQSHSEVEAMVEQMETTASSTVASCCNEKGVCLSSLSVIGCNTDTQISRQPIAVPGSDTNDPSVKNFSDGLGITNSDELCVASSAGMSSLVAQQSTEGKDANLTATNNCDKLRSTETEENNLLRFTLSESNPEARLVDHDGGNLSSSEPNCGSPTVISCNEHTLEETGLIESNRSSQDPGAPASTKDSSRSKCTVQDSQVSETLKDDGNFTFVVQPDANLSQKDSTKDLTPFSNMQSFKLPQGCPGQSIKESTSTISKMTLEDKRKQVSAFATRKIGISKGDAKEKSEEKQGKGRKKAPYDTSSVPDRSTRSKTHMEDIQHRLFVETNTTKSSCSPSVQASNLPDLNTSVPSALFLQPFTDLQQVQLRAQIFVYGSLIQGVLPDQACMVPAFGGTVDGGRSLWEQVWHSAAQRLYNHKSPNSSGTHLHCHSEQGISCTPFQSKVLNSPASWRDSKVPNSSTQSSNVSLQSAFHSHAGGTHLDSSQSLSPLHPYQTSQIRQYLTNFTPWLSQSSHPASWFFSPQSLPIDSSSYNSPIPVAETVQVTTVRDSSIPHTSNMQLTSSGSLLPNQGANSVSAALIVPSETESREATPAITKNSSVSEKSRKRKKVSASEGPVPKISVSQPQGVSASSPFINLPNSAELSLYSNSSSTVTSAGHVSAASYPITMPYYQILGSSHTQQRGIVIKEACNQIEQSKLQAENASAYAASAVRHSQVIWEQMAIQRKSCLALEVEQKLASAAVAATAAASVAKAAAEVAKVASEAAVQAKLMADETLNSLNTGTTQISEICLDIRKNLLTSTPVLIPKSQDKIHGSCSIISTAREATRKRAEAASATIKRAENLEAILKCAEMAAEAVSQAGTVITMGDPFPSSICDLVEAGPEGHWKLCCATIKKRIETNDVQVGENLPLDVAGDLEIITVQSTDHHGRQKISVMEEMTPNNKKMILENNYEGCNIENGSQTIPTFRAASEPMQGSNIQKGSLVEVVADEDGLRGAWFSAQVLDVKDGKAYVCYKDLLSDEGHEKLKEWIPLESKSDQRPRIRVAHPVIVTKSEGTRKRQREVAGNCTWAVGDRVDALLRDGWWEGIVTEKSRDDESKLTVHFPAGGDSSIVRSWNLRPSLIWKDGQWIEWSQAKERGDTPYGKHAKLGHFNSTNKSETGEEGMTTLSSNIRTDDSRKLEELRPLNLSAKDLTFSVGSNVGEDNNTDVFKVRRAGLQKDGSKVVFGVPKPGKKRKFMEVSKHYNTDKIEKTIEVSDSIKFAKYLMPQASHSWRNTSKVDVKGRGITNLNRRGPKSLRSQNVQSRSAMDKSVTAVAILNGGESSLGTSFSNEEIKNSVETGSFSHALKKVELAVIEPPLQFVPGVLSLEKKSSAEAEMGEKEKENDLPSVDKLSRSDIKGSEIPGKGSADVVEPRRSNRRIQPTSRLLEGLQSSLIVSKSPLDRGGKSLHRGVSASRAGQNHG from the exons ATGGattgtgatgatgatgattttcAAAGTCAGAATTTTCAACTAATTGGAGAGGACAATGATGTTTTTCCTCAAAGCATACAGCCATATGCTCCGCCAAAATTTGATATAGATGATCATTTTCAGGCTCACCTAAGGCTTGATAGTTTAGCCGAAACAGGGCTTTTGCTTGGCATTCAAAGTGAAGAGAACAATTGGATTGAAGAGTTTTCACCAAGAAACAATGTTGTAGAATTTGACCCAAGTGCCTCTCAAACTTGCTCCATTTCTGGGCATGACAGTATCTGGTTCAATGCTCCATTATCTGAATCTGCACAGATGTTAGTGAAATCTGTTGGAGATGACACGACAGTAAGCCCACAAGTTATGAATACAGAGGCAGATACGCATGCAGTAGAAGATTCTGCCAAATGCGGGCCAGAGTGTATCACAGACATTGATTCAAGCTTTTTGACCAATAAATTCCAAAGGAGTATTTTGGTGTCAAATGAACACATAATTAAGGCTGAGCAACATGTAATTACTCCTCAAACCCCCAGTGAGGAAAAATCAGAAGTGGGCTTCGATGAGATTTTGTTAGATAAAAAAATTGACTCTGCTGGGAAGGTGGTTGCTACACAATGCACCACTAGTGaggaattaacttcatcatctggTAATGTATCTAAAGCATGTTTAGTTGCTGGTGAGCCTCTTGAGGTGGTTCAGAATGAGGAACCATTGGATAATGCATCCACCAGGAATAGTTCACTTGATGATCGTGGATGTGCTGTAAACAAGGAGATTGAAGTAAGTTCAAAATTTCTTTCTTGCAATACTCATCATGGTCCTTCTGGTTTGTCTACTAATAATGCTGATATTGTCACTGGGAAGCTGGATGATCCATTATTCGCTGAGAAAAACGTGGAAGAATGCTATGAAGGTGACATTAGTGAGAGATCAGAATCTTTGCAATCTGAAACGAAGCAGAATGaaacaaattataatttatatggtGATTGCAAAGTGACTGATCAACATTTTCAAGGCCATCCACTTAATTATCATGTTTGTGATGTGAAAGCTTCTTCTGAATCGGTTTCACCTACAGATTCTCTAATCCTTCCAAATGAAGGATCCAGTAAAACTGTGTTCTTTAAGAACTCTGATGCACTGCTCGAAGATATTGCTCACCAGGTAAAAGTTTCAAACAAAGACTTAAGTACAGGGGATAAAAGTTCAACCTGCACAAAGGAGGCACATTCCTCATCTGTGGAAGGAGATGGAACTGAAAATGTTGGTGAGCTATGTGATGTTGCAGAAGGGCGTACGGATTTTAGCCATTGTGtacatgaatatatatcaaaagatGATAGTCGCAACCCAGATTCTCAATCAACTGAAGAAAGTAAAATGATTAGTTTTGAAGAAGGAAATCTTGCTACATCCAGGACAGTTATTGATGACAACTGTAGTGAACTGAGAAATTATTCAGACATGGCAGTTAAGGTAGAGTTTTCAAGTCTGATGAAAACTGAAACAAGGATGACCGGAGTTGATGGTGATAATGAATGCAGAGTTGATCCTTCAAATTTGAATGACACCGACTCTATTCAAACAGAAAATAGCACTGAAGGTGAATGCTTAAAAACTATTTCTGAAGAACCCACTGGTAAGTCGGATGCTTCAGAAAATGCTATTCACAAAGAATCTTGTGCTGCTTTATCAGATGATGCAGAAAATGAGCTCTGTTGTCGGAATCCTAACAAGTTGGCTCCAGCATCTGACACAAGTCCTTCAGTTGCTGAACTGAACAAGGACAATGTAGTTCATTCAGCGGAAAAGGAGAACACAGTACTATTGATTGATACGAGTGGCACAGCTTTTAAGGAATGCTCTACTATAATTAAGAATGCAGAATTTTGCTCATTTGACATCCAAAGAAATGGTACAGTGATGGAATCAGACAAGAATTCCATCATGGACCAAGCAGGAG TTAGTGATCTTACCTCAGGAGGTATGAAGTTGCTGTCCCCTGTTGATTCAACAATTCTCCAGCAGTCACATTCTGAAGTTGAAGCGATGGTAGAACAGATGGAAACGACAGCGTCATCTACAGTTGCTTCATGTTGCAATGAGAAGGGTGTCTGCCTCTCTTCCTTGTCAGTTATAGGTTGTAACACAGATACCCAGATATCGAGACAACCAATAGCAGTGCCTGGTTCAGATACCAATGATCCCTCAGTAAAGAATTTTTCAGATGGCTTGG GAATTACCAACAGTGATGAGCTTTGCGTCGCTTCGTCAGCTGGGATGTCTTCTCTTGTTGCTCAGCAAAGCACAGAAGGGAAAGATGCTAACTTAACAGCAACAAACAATTGTGACAAACTGAGATCCACTGAAACTGAAG AAAACAACCTTCTTCGGTTCACTTTGTCTGAAAGTAATCCTGAGGCCCGCTTAGTGGATCATGATGGTGGCAATCTAAGTTCATCTGAACCAAATTGTGGTTCACCAACTGTCATTAGTTGCAATGAGCATACCCTAGAAGAAACAGGACTTATAGAAAGCAATAGATCATCACAAGATCCTGGAGCTCCTGCTTCAACAAAAGATTCTAGTAGGTCTAAATGCACCGTTCAAGATTCTCAAGTGAGTGAGACATTGAAAGATGATGGGAACTTTACATTTGTAGTTCAGCCAGATGCAAATCTTTCCCAAAAGGACAGCACCAAGGATCTGACACCCTTCTCGAATATGCAGTCCTTCAAACTGCCTCAG GGATGTCCTGGTCAATCTATAAAAGAGAGTACTAGCACTATTAGCAAGATGACTTTAGAAGACAAAAGAAAGCAAGTTTCTGCTTTTGCAACTAGAAAGATAGGCATTTCAAAAGGTGATGCTAAAGAAAAGTCAGAAGAAAAACAAGGTAAAGGAAGGAAAAAGGCCCCATACGATACCTCATCTGTCCCTGATAGATCCACAAGAAGCAAAACCCATATGGAGGATATACAGCATCGTCTCTTTGTTGAGACCAATACTACAAAATCGTCCTGTTCTCCAAGTGTTCAAGCATCCAATCTACCAGATTTAAACACATCAGTACCCTCTGCTCTGTTTCTCCAGCCTTTCACAGATTTGCAACAAGTACAGTTGCGTGCTCAGATTTTTGTGTATGGATCACTCAT CCAAGGTGTCCTTCCCGATCAGGCTTGTATGGTACCAGCCTTTGGGGGAACTG TAGATGGAGGAAGGAGCTTATGGGAGCAAGTGTGGCATTCTGCTGCACAAAGGCTTTATAACCATAAATCTCCCAATAGTTCTGGCACACATTTGCATTGTCATTCAG AACAAGGGATCAGCTGCACCCCATTTCAGAGCAAGGTTCTGAATTCCCCTGCTAGCTGGAGGGACAGCAAGGTCCCAAATTCATCAACACAAAGTTCCAATGTGTCTTTGCAGTCAGCTTTCCACTCTCATGCAGGAGGCACCCACTTGGACTCCAGTCAATCTCTATCACCATTGCATCCCTATCAAACTTCTCAGATCAGGCAATATTTGACCAACTTCACTCCTTGGTTATCTCAGAGCTCTCACCCGGCTTCATGGTTTTTTTCACCACAAAGTTTACCTATTGATTCTAGTTCATATAACTCTCCAATACCTGTTGCTGAAACAGTTCAAGTAACAACTGTTAGAGACTCTTCTATACCTCATACCTCAAACATGCAACTCACTTCCTCTGGTTCCTTACTGCCTAATCAGGGTGCCAACAGTGTTTCGGCAGCATTAATTGTGCCAAGTGAGACAGAAAGTAGAGAAGCAACTCCTgcaattactaagaattcatccgTTAGTGAAAAGtccaggaagaggaagaaggtttCTGCATCGGAGGGGCCTGTGCCAAAAATTTCTGTTTCTCAACCCCAAGGAGTATCtgcttcttctccttttattaaTCTGCCTAATTCTGCAGAACTTTCTTTATATTCTAATTCTTCAAGTACTGTTACATCTGCTGGTCATGTTTCAGCTGCCTCTTACCCCATTACTATGCCTTACTACCAAATATTAGGCAGTAGTCATACTCAACAGAGGGGCATCGTCATCAAAGAGGCTTGCAATCAAATTGAGCAGTCGAAGCTGCAAGCTGAAAATGCTTCTGCTTATGCTGCTTCTGCTGTCAGGCACAGCCAAGTTATTTGGGAACAGATGGCTATTCAAAGAAAATCATGCCTTGCATTAGAAGTCGAACAGAAACTTGCATCTGCAGCTGTTGCAGCGACGGCAGCTGCTTCTGTTGCAAAGGCAGCTGCTGAAGTTGCTAAGGTTGCATCTGAGGCTGCAGTACAGGCTAAATTGATGGCAGATGAGACTTTAAATTCTCTTAATACAGGAACCACTCAAATTTCTGAAATCTGCCTTGACATCAGGAAGAATCTGTTGACATCAACTCCTGTTCTAATCCCTAAGAGCCAGGATAAGATCCATGGTTCTTGTTCAATCATTTCTACTGCACGAGAGGCCACCAGAAAGAGGGCTGAAGCAGCTTCTGCTACTATAAAGCGAGCAGAGAACTTGGAAGCCATACTGAAATGTGCAGAAATGGCTGCAGAAGCTGTATCACAAGCTGGAACAGTCATTACAATGGGGGATCCCTTTCCATCCTCAATATGTGATTTAGTAGAAGCAGGTCCTGAAGGTCATTGGaaactttgttgtgcaactataaaAAAGAGAATTGAAACAAATGATGTACAGGTTGGAGAAAATCTCCCTTTAGATGTGGCTGGTGATCTTGAGATAATTACAGTACAATCAACTGACCATCACGGGAGGCAGAAAATTTCTGTTATGGAGGAAATGACTCCCAATAATAAGAAAATGATTTTAGAGAATAATTATGAAG GATGTAATATAGAAAATGGATCACAAACTATTCCGACTTTTAGAGCTGCAAGCGAACCTATGCAAGGAAGTAACATTCAGAAAGGTTCACTTGTTGAG GTTGTAGCTGATGAAGATGGTCTTAGAGGAGCTTGGTTTTCTGCGCAGGTTCTTGATGTCAAAGATGGTAAAGCATATGTGTGCTACAAAGATCTTCTTTCTGATGAAG GCCATGAGAAGCTTAAGGAGTGGATACCACTTGAATCCAAAAGTGATCAACGACCTAGAATACGTGTAGCACATCCTGTAATTGTGACTAAATCTGAAGGAACAAGGAAGCGACAGAGAGAGGTTGCAGGCAATTGCACTTGGGCAGTTGGAGACAGGGTAGATGCATTGTTACGTGATGG TTGGTGGGAAGGGATTGTCACTGAGAAGAGTCGAGATGATGAAAGCAAGTTAACTGTCCATTTTCCAG CTGGTGGTGATTCGTCAATTGTTAGATCTTGGAATCTACGACCATCACTTATCTGGAAGGATGGCCAATGGATAGAATGGTCCCAAGCTAAAGAAAGA GGTGATACACCATATGGGAAACATGCAAAACTAGGCCATTTCAATTCCACAAACAAGTCAGAAACAGGTGAGGAAGGAATGACAACTTTGTCAAGTAACATTCGCACAGATGATTCGAGGAAGCTGGAAGAGTTAAGGCCACTTAATTTGTCAGCAAAAGATTTAACATTTTCTGTTGGAAGCAATGTGGGTGAGGATAATAACACTGATGTGTTTAAGGTAAGACGAGCTGGCCTTCAGAAAGATGGTTCTAAGGTGGTATTTGGTGTTCCTAAGCCtgggaagaaaagaaaatttatggAAGTAAGCAAACACTACAACACAGATAAGATTGAAAAGACAATTGAAGTGAGTGATTCTATAAAATTTGCAAAATATTTGATGCCACAAGCATCCCACTCTTGGAGAAATACCTCAAAAGTTGACGTTAAAGGAAGAGGGATCACTAACTTGAACAGAAGGGGCCCAAAGTCCTTGAGGTCTCAGAATGTTCAGTCTAGGAGTGCCATGGATAAGTCTGTCACCGCTGTAGCAATCTTAAATGGGGGCGAAAGCAGTCTTGGAACTTCTTTTAGCAACGAAGAGATAAAGAACTCAGTGGAAACTGGTTCTTTTTCACATGCTCTTAAAAAGGTAGAATTGGCAGTGATAGAGCCTCCTTTGCAATTTGTACCTGGTGTCCTGTCACTCGAGAAGAAATCTTCAGCTGAGGCTGAGATgggggagaaagaaaaggaaaatgatTTACCTTCTGTTGATAAGTTGTCCAGATCTGATATTAAGGGTTCTGAAATTCCTGGAAAAGGATCTGCTGATGTTGTTGAACCCCGGAGATCCAATCGTAGAATTCAGCCAACTTCAAGA TTACTGGAAGGATTGCAAAGCTCTCTGATTGTATCAAAGAGTCCACTTGATAGAGGTGGCAAGTCTTTACATAGAGGTGTATCAGCTTCAAGAG CAGGGCAGAATCATGGATGA